In the Daphnia pulicaria isolate SC F1-1A chromosome 2, SC_F0-13Bv2, whole genome shotgun sequence genome, one interval contains:
- the LOC124327561 gene encoding alpha-2-macroglobulin-like: MTNITKLLVFLLWRAALTMAMQGYLLTGPKSLLSNSVETFCVSIEGSHTTANCTLDLMAREGDEVYASHNHRMKGPKDCIKLSVPVTGETSGRLRWRMRFENLPDYTVDSIKEVAIRQLETIHLIQTDKAWYTPGQLVRFRILSLNHILYPLLDLIKRVWVEDPTGATIVQWTNLTTVHGLHQLELQLSVEPVQGVWKIQMERESHERGVRYFEVREYVLPKFEVNINAPPFISYNQDGDRSVQKIIISVCAKYSYGQPVRGNVKANFKVKSDSRYGFRRNFMSTVPVVDFDRSGVLNGDTGCFNFKVSGDEIGISSYTGSIQKTFQVLAIVTEQGTGIEMNSTWSTEIQRQTMSIDIATWSSSTFKSGLPYYGKIKVTTADNQPAVGTSVEICANPTIANSDVKEENIHRRPSVKRPSVSNTPKYCSLRETDANGFVSFELLPTEPEITEYNIKATIPNRRKRRAVGPQLDVIAETQFNIRSLYSPSNSSMVFVPPPNYPKDVPCLSVLPVKLYFTADKDINFNVHYIVMARGDVMQTGVKQVKFREEDNIDLSLGETLLNKRSDNGGSESESDVESSLKPVGDLEFEIEIVPELAPKMSLLAYYVRDDREVVTAHIDIPIENCFPNPVKFSWSSKKKQPGQNVTINLKASAGSICGYSVVDRSVTYARPDLQLSESNIYSWLPGLHIPAGNYPQQVTPDWKYCEKKNEQSGRTFDDDLRRRKRSFFIGHFTAQFKDAMEAFDHAGVLVMSDLNIETRPCSEESRIFPMYLMRRGGLLKKMQAEVPSERNIQAIYAESRTFVQATEDVNSYDNVVDLKSTVSARSYFPETWLWDLVHLNSQGEYGKAVTLPHTITTWVGRALCVSESQGFGMSSSANIEAFQPFFVELHLPYSVKRTEKLQLKISVFNYAPHPLPIRLTLAYSEQFELMNVSDSVLLCVPARDSVVHHFLIHAIEMGTHNVSAFATIDDNYPGDCGPEILPSASDNVIKELLVVPEGFPVERVHSHMACPKDFDEDKTIVWDLALPDDLVEGSARAWVTAVGDLMGPALQGLSGLVRLPMGCGEQNMILFTPNIYVTKYLEATNQLEPSFKTKAVNFMKSGYQRELTYRHDDGSYSAFGKSDENGSLWLTAFVVKSFAASRRYIHIDDNELQTSVHWLQSKQLENGCFPVIGTVLHRDLKGGLAENEENLAPLTAFTLISLLEMYTEDSGKSAERKKTASLVNKLLKNTLPCLEPDETEMDDVYTRALTAYALALAGQSDASRQHIDWLMARAQSNHSLLWWQKPESGPALNVEMTSYVLLSLVKLGSNQDLLKARSIVRWLSKQRNSEGGFVSTQDTVVALQAIAAYASLIGTQTVDMEILVTAGEFENYARIREHDRLVQRRIDLPSPLATEVHIATVGDGTGCAVLQATLRYNVRTPPPSAAFHLNVSNVPVQSDAGQKNKCQQQVVVCSRYLGSKHEESNMALIEIGFVSGFEVDKASLNKKTLPGVKRHEIKGDTVVLYFDQISAHSDVCVSVVAQHVFKVNDAKDANVKIYDYYQPEHSKTVAYNLPSSCFSSNENPQQPTSLADASSMTLLSPMLQPAPTSSALLSDVVIVEPIQEVASKKSPGSPQELIQVTRSAQTNAVANGRNRTVRRNNFESDNFDLSFADREEGPIPAFVLPGHIRGCPRCVTDTPKDLKMLYCQSKSVYLAETRPARGHRLRLVNNVSLQHARFVKMNSSVDMLLEPNCQCSFFQQGTSNRTVLVLGLPSSSLPSPPAKLVVGPELLIIDSNPKQINIKSMRNKCDQTLP, from the exons TCATCGTATGAAAG GTCCGAAAGATTGCATCAAATTGTCGGTGCCTGTGACTGGCGAAACGAGTGGCCGCTTGCGTTGGCGAATGCGTTTCGAAAATTTGCCCGATTACACAGTGGACAGCATCAAGGAAGTGGCTATAAGGCAACTCGAGACCATCCACTTGATTCAAACTGATAAAGCTTGGTACACTCCAGGCCAGCTGGTCCGCTTCAGAATACTTAGTCTGAATCACATCCTGTATCCTCTACTAGACCTG ATTAAGCGCGTCTGGGTGGAGGATCCGACTGGGGCGACTATAGTCCAATGGACAAATTTGACCACCGTTCACGGTCTTCATCAGTTGGAACTCCAACTTTCTGTGGAGCCCGTTCAA GGGGTGTGGAAGATTCAAATGGAACGAGAGTCACATGAAAGAGGCGTACGATATTTCGAAGTGCGCGAATACGTTCTGCCCAAATTTGAAGTTAACATCAATGCTCCACCGTTTATCTCCTACAACCAGGATGGGGATCGATCTGTTCAGAAAATTATCATCTCCGTCTGTGCAAA ATATAGTTATGGCCAACCAGTCAGAGGCAACGTGAAAGCTAACTTTAAAGTTAAATCAGATTCTCGGTATGGTTTCCGCCGGAATTTCATGTCAACAGTTCCCGTCGTTGATTTTGACAGGAGTGGTGTTTTGAATGGGGACACTGGTTGCTTCAACTTTAAAGTGTCGGGTGATGAAATTGGCATCTCTTCTTACACCGGATCTATTCAAAAGACTTTCCAA GTCCTGGCGATTGTGACTGAACAGGGTACAGGGATCGAAATGAACAGCACGTGGAGTACCGAAATCCAGCGTCAAACAATGTCGATTGACATTGCCACATGGAGCAGCAGCACTTTTAAAAGCGGTCTACCTTACTACGGGAAAATCAAAGTGACTACGGCTGATAATCAACCGGCAGTCGGCACCTCCGTTGAAATTTGCGCCAATCCCACGATCGCCAACAGTGACGTCAAAGAAGAGAATATCCATCGCAGGCCCAGCGTGAAGCGTCCAAGCGTCAGCAACACGCCAAAGTATTGCTCTCTTCGTGAGACAGATGCCAACGGATTTGTCAGTTTCGAATTGCTTCCTACTGAGCCGGAAATAACAGAGTACAAtatcaaa GCAACGATACCAAACAGGAGGAAGCGCCGAGCTGTGGGTCCTCAGCTGGATGTCATCGCTGAAACTCAGTTCAATATCCGCAGTCTCTATTCACCCAGTAATAGCTCCATGGTCTTCGTTCCGCCTCCTAATTATCCGAAAGATGTCCCCTGTCTTTCGGTACTTCCGGTCAAGCTCTACTTCACCGCAGATAAGGATATCAACTTTAACGTTCACTACATT GTGATGGCCAGGGGTGACGTCATGCAAACGGGCGTGAAACAAGTCAAATTCCGCGAGGAAGACAACATCGATTTGAGTTTGGGTGAAACGCTGCTCAACAAGCGAAGTGATAATGGTGGGTCAGAATCCGAGTCTGACGTCGAATCTTCATTGAAACCCGTCGGCGACTTGGAatttgaaatcgaaatcgTTCCCGAATTGGCCCCTAAAATGTCCTTGCTGGCCTATTATGTCCGGGATGACAGAGAAGTGGTCACTGCTCACATCGACATACCGATTGAAAACTGCTTCCCAAATCCA gtgaaATTTTCTTGGTCGTCCAAGAAAAAGCAACCCGGTCAAAATGTGACGATTAATTTGAAAGCTAGCGCTGGTTCCATTTGCGGTTATTCTGTCGTCGATCGAAGTGTCACTTACGCAAGACCGGATCTACAGTTATCCGAATCAAACATTTACAGTTGGTTGCCCGGCCTGCACATTCCTGCTGGGAATTATCCCCAGCAAGTCACACCAGACTGGAAATACTGTGAAAAAA aaaatgagcAGTCGGGTCGTACTTTTGATGATGATCTTCGTCGCCGGAAGCgatcattttttattggacACTTTACCGCCCAATTCAAAGACGCCATGGAAGCTTTTGAT CATGCTGGAGTGCTGGTTATGTCTGATTTAAACATTGAAACTCGACCGTGCTCAGAGGAGTCGAGGATTTTCCCAATGTACCTCATGCGTCGTGGAGGATTACTAAAGAAAATGCAGGCTGAAGTACCTTCCG AGAGAAACATCCAAGCAATCTATGCCGAATCCAGGACGTTTGTTCAAGCGACCGAAGATG ttAATTCATACGACAACGTGGTCGATTTGAAATCAACCGTCAGTGCTCGTTCTTACTTTCCTGAAACCTGGCTCTGGGATTTGGTTCATCTCAA TTCTCAAGGAGAATACGGCAAAGCAGTCACCCTTCCTCATACGATTACCACATGGGTCGGTCGAGCCCTTTGCGTCTCCGAGTCTCAGGGTTTCGGCATGAGCTCATCCGCAAACATCGAAGCCTTCCAGCCTTTCTTCGTCGAACTGCATTTGCCTTACTCGGTGAAACGAACTGAGAAGCTGCAGCTCAAGATTTCCGTGTTCAATTACGCGCCTCATCCGTTGCCTATTCGATTGACGCTGGCCTACTCGGAGCAGTTCGAATTGATGAACGTCTCCGACTCTGTGCTGCTCTGCGTCCCGGCCAGAGACAGTGTTGTTCATCATTTCCTTATCCACGCCATCGAGATGGGCACGCACAACGTTTCCGCCTTCGCCACCATTGACGACAACTATCCAGGAGACTGTGGCCCGGAAATTCTGCCAAGTGCGAG CGATAATGTGATTAAGGAACTGCTCGTTGTACCAGAAGGTTTCCCCGTTGAACGCGTTCATTCTCACATGGCTTGTCCTAAAG attttGACGAAGATAAAACAATTGTCTGGGATTTAGCTTTACCCGATGATCTAGTGGAAGGATCGGCAAGAGCCTGGGTGACTGCCGTTGGTGACCTCATGGGACCTGCATTACAG GGTTTGTCGGGTCTCGTTCGTCTTCCGATGGGTTGTGGCGAGCAAAACATGATCCTTTTCACTCCTAATATCTACGTCACTAAATATTTGGAGGCTACTAATCAACTGGAACCTTCATTTAAGACTAAAGCCGTTAACTTCATGAAAAGCG GGTATCAACGTGAGCTCACGTACCGGCACGACGACGGTTCCTATTCGGCGTTCGGTAAATCGGACGAGAATGGTTCTCTGTGGCTGACGGCTTTTGTTGTCAAATCATTCGCCGCCTCACGCCGTTACATTCACATCGACGACAATGAACTTCAAACGTCCGTCCACTGGCTTCAATCTAAACAGCTGGAAAATGGATGTTTCCCCGTCATTGGCACTGTACTCCATCGAGATTTGAAG GGTGGATTGGCGGAAAACGAAGAGAATTTAGCGCCGCTGACAGCGTTCACATTAATTTCACTTTTGGAAATGTACACCGAAGATTCGGGCAAAAGTGCGGAACGGAAAAAAACGGCGTCACTTGTGAACAAGTTATTGAAAAATACGTTACCCTGTCTGGAACCCGACGAGACTGAAATGGACGATGTGTACACCAGAGCTTTGACTGCCTACGCTCTAGCATTGGCCGGCCAGTCTGACGCTTCACGACAGCACATTGATTGGCTAATGGCTCGCGCCCAAAGCAATCATTCATTACTTTGGTGGCAGAAACCCG AAAGTGGACCGGCTCTGAATGTTGAGATGACGTCGTACGTGTTATTAAGCTTGGTCAAACTTGGCAGTAACCAAGATTTACTGAAGGCCCGTTCCATTGTTCGCTGGCTCTCCAAGCAGCGCAATAGCGAAGGAGGATTTGTTTCGACTCAGGACACTGTCGTCGCCCTTCAG GCTATTGCAGCATACGCTTCGCTTATCGGCACCCAGACAGTCGATATGGAAATACTCGTCACAGCGGGAGAGTTTGAGAATTATGCTCGAATTCGTGAACACGACCGTCTAGTGCAGCGCCGGATCGATCTCCCGTCTCCTTTGGCCACCGAGGTCCATATTGCCACTGTTGGCGACGGAACTGGCTGTGCTGTCCTCCAG GCTACTCTTCGCTACAACGTCCGCACACCACCTCCATC agcCGCATTTCATTTAAATGTCAGTAACGTGCCTGTGCAAAGCGATGctggccaaaaaaacaaatgtcaaCAGCAGGTAGTGGTTTGCAGCCGATATCTCGGATCCAAACATGAAGAATCCAACATGGCGCTAATCGAAATCGGATTCGTTTCCGGCTTTGAAGTTGACAAGGCATCACTGAAT aaaaaaacacTTCCTGGAGTGAAACGTCACGAAATCAAGGGCGACACGGTGGTCCTTTATTTCGACCAGATTTCTGCTCATAGTGATGTATGCGTTTCTGTAGTCGCTCAACATGTATTTAAGGTGAACGACGCCAAGGACGCCAACGTCAAAATCTATGACTATTATCAACCTGAGCACAGCAAAACTGTCGCTTATAATCTACCCAGCA GCTGTTTTTCGTCCAACGAAAACCCGCAGCAGCCAACTTCATTGGCGGATGCTAGTTCCATGACACTTCTCTCTCCTATGCTCCAACCAGCCCCGACATCATCAGCGTTGTTATCTGATGTCGTCATAGTCGAACCCATACAAGAAGTTGCCAGTAAGAAATCACCGGGTTCACCGCAAGAACTTATTCAAGTAACGCGCTCTGCTCAAACAAACGCAGTGGCGAATGGCAGAAACCGCACAGTTCGAAGGAATAACTTTGAGAGtgataattttgatttaagCTTTGCTGATAGAGAGGAAGGCCCTATTCCAGCCTTCGTGCTCCCGG GTCACATTCGAGGTTGCCCGCGCTGCGTAACAGATACACCGAAGGATCTTAAAATGTTATATTGCCAATCGAAATCAGTTTACCTGGCTGAAACTCGGCCAGCGCGCGGTCATCGACTACGACTAGTAAACAATGTTTCGTTGCAACACGCTCGATTTGTTAAAATGAATTCATCGGTCGATATGCTTCTCGAGCCCAACTGCCAATGCAGCTTTTTCCAGCAAG GCACCAGCAATCGAACTGTATTGGTCCTTGGTCTCCCCTCGTCATCGCTTCCTTCTCCTCCTGCTAAATTGGTTGTTGGACCAGAACTTTTGATTATCGACTCGAACCCCAAGCAAATCAATATTAAATCAATGCGCAACAAATGCGACCAAACGTTACCTTGA
- the LOC124325955 gene encoding uncharacterized protein LOC124325955, with translation MSNFLTSITHEIASYIECTGTVTRNIFQFIAWVGKLLLQSITFIIDNLLYCMLNFADGLTAAKNDFVLFLWDVNDVYEALLKFVSDTGDFVIHVFLSCLNSFQRCMTQIHLLIYAVFDSVFNFLINALLNAKALLILIGDGTLFLVQLGPVLLFSVFCGISSAITWTFQLVWHYTCQIANGILTCFKSVHYELIDIPPSSMFGVLLALLISLVFFYFLKSIVFYWRKMTTLISEKSWLHMPKFRRPNMLQRSGKVEQDNSSNIHLLRQLEQEREDKLCIVCHDHLKCVILLPCRHFCLCQTCVSIIRETDSSCPLCRRYVVDSMKVYT, from the coding sequence atgtcaaattttttaactagTATCACACACGAGATTGCAAGCTACATAGAATGCACGGGAACAGTAACgcgaaatattttccaattcatTGCGTGGGTTGGAAAATTGTTGCTGCAATCCATAACTTTCATCATCGACAACCTTCTCTATTGTATGCTCAATTTTGCTGATGGCCTTACAGCAGCGAAAAATGACTTTGTCTTATTTCTTTGGGATGTAAATGATGTGTATGAAGCCTTGCTCAAGTTTGTAAGCGATACTGGAGATTTCGTTATCCATGTATTTTTAAGTTGCTTGAATTCCTTTCAGAGATGTATGACTCAGATCCACCTCTTGATTTATGCTGTGTTTGATAGTGTGTTTAACTTCCTGATCAATGCCCTCCTCAATGCTAAAGCCTTATTGATACTTATTGGCGATGGCACACTGTTTTTAGTACAGCTAGGACCTGTTCTTTTGTTCTCTGTCTTTTGTGGAATTTCTTCAGCCATCACTTGGACTTTTCAACTAGTGTGGCACTATACGTGTCAGATAGCAAATGGCATTCTTACCTGTTTTAAAAGTGTACACTATGAGCTGATTGATATTCCACCCTCATCTATGTTTGGAGTGTTGCTTGCCTTGCTCAtttctttggttttcttttactttttgaagtCCATTGTGTTTTATTGGCGAAAGATGACAACTTTAATATCGGAAAAATCTTGGTTGCATATGCCGAAGTTTAGAAGACCAAATATGTTGCAACGAAGTGGAAAAGTAGAACAGGACAACTCCTCCAATATTCACCTACTCCGCCAATTGGAACAGGAACGAGAAGACAAATTGTGTATTGTTTGTCATGATCATTTGAAGTGTGTCATTCTACTCCCGTGTCGTCATTTTTGCTTATGCCAGACCTGCGTGTCAATCATACGAGAAACAGATTCGAGCTGCCCACTGTGCCGTCGTTATGTAGTCGATAGTATGAAAGTATACACCTGA